In the genome of Humidesulfovibrio mexicanus, one region contains:
- a CDS encoding branched-chain amino acid ABC transporter permease: protein MEIFQHILNALQFGSFYALIALGYTLVYGVLRLINFAHGDIFMVGAYIAFFVAVTLLGTSDGFALGMSLNPALALAITVPVTMVLTSFVGVALERTMYRPLRRKGANRLYVVITALMAGLMLENGNLALLGASRKRFPDLIDKVVWDLGGGVSVTNLKVIVIVAAILVFFFLETIVSKTKIGMAMRGISYDKFAIPLMGIPLDTIIVFTFILGSGMAGLAGILFAMSYPILEPYMGALIGWKAFIAAVVGGIGDIRGAIVGGFLLGFIEIGVVAVFPSTLRDLFAFSVLLIILWLRPTGIFGVAQTTKI from the coding sequence GTGGAAATCTTTCAGCATATCCTGAACGCGTTGCAGTTCGGCAGTTTCTACGCCCTCATCGCCCTGGGCTACACCCTGGTCTACGGCGTGCTTCGGCTCATCAACTTCGCCCATGGCGACATTTTCATGGTGGGCGCGTACATCGCCTTCTTCGTGGCGGTGACGCTGCTCGGCACAAGCGATGGCTTCGCCCTGGGCATGAGTCTGAACCCGGCCCTGGCCCTCGCCATCACCGTGCCGGTGACCATGGTGCTGACATCTTTCGTGGGCGTGGCGCTGGAGCGCACCATGTACCGCCCCCTGCGCCGCAAGGGCGCCAACCGGCTGTACGTGGTCATCACCGCCCTCATGGCCGGCCTCATGCTCGAGAACGGCAACCTGGCCTTGCTCGGCGCCAGCCGCAAACGCTTCCCCGACCTCATCGACAAGGTGGTGTGGGATCTGGGCGGCGGCGTGTCCGTGACCAACCTCAAGGTCATCGTCATCGTGGCGGCCATCCTGGTGTTCTTCTTCCTGGAGACCATCGTCAGCAAGACCAAGATCGGCATGGCCATGCGCGGCATCAGCTACGACAAGTTCGCCATCCCGCTCATGGGCATTCCGCTGGACACCATCATCGTGTTCACCTTCATCTTGGGTTCCGGCATGGCGGGGCTGGCGGGCATCCTCTTCGCCATGAGCTACCCCATCCTCGAACCGTACATGGGCGCGCTCATCGGGTGGAAGGCCTTCATCGCGGCGGTGGTGGGCGGCATCGGCGACATCCGGGGCGCCATCGTGGGCGGCTTCCTGCTCGGCTTCATCGAGATCGGCGTTGTGGCGGTGTTCCCCAGCACCCTGCGCGACCTCTTCGCCTTCTCGGTGCTTTTGATCATCCTCTGGCTCAGGCCCACCGGCATCTTCGGCGTGGCGCAGACCACCAAGATCTAG
- a CDS encoding ABC transporter substrate-binding protein, whose translation MKTMTVKVLMAVLALSLGAFALMGCGKDSDTIKVGFNLELTGDIPKVGEASKFAAEMLKEDINAAGGLEVGGKKYKLEFIYQDNEAKAESAVNAALKLINQDNVVAIVGPNSSKQAIPAGATCNDSQVPMVTPWSTNPDTTKDRPWVFRACFLDPFQGPVAVNFASKQFGAKTSAVIFDIANDYSKGLAEIFKAEWEKKNGEGSVVGFESHGTKDQDFSAQLTKIIAAKPDFIFVPDNYNQVALIVKQAHDLGYQGPFMGSDAWGSAELMTLCGKDCIGQFFSTHYAAAGAQGATKEFIDRYNSKYKYVPDDVAALTWDATRLVLQAIQSAGKVEKDIKAQRKLVRDALANIKEFAGITGNMKFAGTGDPNKCAVVVQISPEGKFEFKESVCPE comes from the coding sequence ATGAAAACGATGACAGTCAAGGTGCTGATGGCCGTTCTTGCCCTTTCCCTGGGCGCGTTTGCGCTCATGGGCTGCGGCAAGGACAGCGACACGATCAAAGTCGGCTTCAACCTGGAACTGACCGGCGATATCCCGAAGGTGGGCGAGGCTTCCAAATTCGCCGCCGAAATGCTGAAGGAAGACATCAACGCCGCTGGCGGCCTTGAGGTCGGCGGCAAGAAGTACAAGCTCGAGTTCATCTACCAGGACAACGAAGCCAAGGCCGAAAGCGCCGTCAACGCCGCGCTGAAGCTCATCAACCAGGACAACGTCGTGGCCATCGTCGGCCCCAACTCCTCCAAGCAGGCCATTCCGGCCGGCGCCACCTGCAACGACTCCCAGGTGCCCATGGTGACCCCCTGGTCCACCAACCCGGACACCACCAAGGACCGCCCCTGGGTGTTCCGCGCCTGCTTCCTGGACCCCTTCCAGGGTCCCGTGGCCGTCAATTTCGCCTCCAAGCAGTTCGGCGCCAAGACCAGCGCGGTCATTTTCGACATCGCCAACGACTACTCCAAGGGCCTGGCCGAGATCTTCAAGGCCGAGTGGGAGAAGAAGAACGGCGAGGGCTCCGTGGTCGGTTTCGAGTCCCACGGCACCAAGGACCAGGATTTTTCCGCCCAGCTGACCAAGATCATCGCCGCCAAGCCTGACTTCATCTTCGTCCCCGACAACTACAATCAGGTCGCGCTCATCGTGAAGCAGGCCCACGACCTGGGCTACCAGGGTCCGTTCATGGGCTCCGACGCCTGGGGTTCGGCCGAGCTGATGACCCTGTGCGGCAAGGACTGCATCGGCCAGTTCTTCAGCACCCACTATGCCGCGGCCGGCGCGCAGGGCGCCACCAAGGAGTTCATCGACCGCTACAACTCCAAGTACAAGTACGTTCCGGACGACGTGGCCGCCCTCACCTGGGACGCCACCCGCCTGGTGCTCCAGGCCATCCAGTCCGCCGGCAAGGTGGAGAAGGACATCAAGGCCCAGCGCAAGCTCGTGCGCGACGCCCTGGCCAACATCAAGGAGTTCGCGGGCATTACCGGCAACATGAAGTTCGCCGGCACCGGCGACCCCAACAAGTGCGCCGTGGTGGTCCAGATCAGCCCGGAGGGCAAGTTCGAGTTCAAGGAATCCGTCTGCCCCGAGTAG
- a CDS encoding D-sedoheptulose 7-phosphate isomerase — MSEKAVRKVLEHAREGLNVREAFFEENAQHLVDIAKTMALALTEGGKVLFCGNGGSAADSQHLAAEFVNRFRLERPPLPALALTTDTSILTAIGNDYGFDLVFVKQVQALGLAGDILIGISTSGTSRNVIAALREAKARGLVTIGMCGSATGEMEPLCDHLISVPSRDTALIQEVHIAAGHMLCHVVDHFLFEAVMELGRS, encoded by the coding sequence ATGTCAGAAAAAGCAGTGCGCAAGGTGCTGGAGCACGCCCGCGAAGGCCTGAACGTCCGCGAGGCGTTCTTTGAGGAAAACGCGCAGCATCTGGTGGACATCGCCAAGACCATGGCCCTCGCCCTTACCGAAGGAGGCAAGGTTCTTTTCTGCGGCAACGGCGGCAGCGCCGCCGACAGCCAGCACCTGGCCGCCGAATTCGTCAACCGCTTCCGCCTGGAGCGCCCGCCCCTGCCCGCTCTGGCGCTCACCACGGACACCTCCATCCTCACCGCCATCGGCAACGACTACGGCTTCGACCTGGTGTTCGTGAAACAGGTGCAGGCGCTTGGCCTTGCCGGGGACATCCTCATCGGCATCAGCACCTCCGGCACCAGCAGGAACGTCATCGCGGCCCTGCGCGAGGCCAAGGCGCGGGGGCTGGTGACCATCGGCATGTGCGGTTCGGCCACCGGGGAGATGGAGCCGCTCTGCGACCACCTCATCAGCGTGCCCAGCCGCGACACGGCCCTCATCCAGGAGGTGCACATCGCCGCCGGCCACATGCTGTGCCACGTGGTGGACCACTTTCTCTTCGAGGCGGTGATGGAGCTTGGCCGAAGCTAG
- a CDS encoding phosphatidylglycerophosphatase A family protein translates to MAVAVATLGPVGRMPGAPGTWGSLAALLAAPWCFTPLPIGARVGVLCLVLVLGAWTAGRAEKALGGKDPGCVVVDELLGQWTAFAPFHLAGWTRAMPLEMLALFVLFRIFDILKPWPIRQVERTVPGGFGIMLDDLLAGLLAAGAYALLRPLV, encoded by the coding sequence TTGGCCGTTGCCGTTGCCACACTGGGCCCGGTGGGCCGGATGCCCGGAGCTCCGGGCACATGGGGTTCGCTGGCGGCCCTTCTGGCCGCGCCCTGGTGCTTCACCCCGCTGCCGATTGGCGCGCGCGTTGGCGTGTTGTGCCTGGTGCTCGTTCTGGGGGCATGGACCGCGGGCAGGGCCGAAAAGGCCTTGGGCGGCAAGGATCCTGGCTGCGTGGTGGTGGATGAGCTACTGGGGCAGTGGACCGCCTTCGCCCCGTTTCACCTGGCGGGCTGGACACGGGCCATGCCGCTGGAGATGCTGGCCCTGTTCGTCCTCTTCCGCATCTTCGACATTTTGAAGCCCTGGCCCATACGGCAGGTCGAGCGCACCGTTCCGGGCGGGTTCGGCATCATGCTGGACGATCTGCTGGCCGGATTGCTGGCCGCCGGGGCCTACGCCTTGTTGCGGCCCCTGGTCTAG
- the pal gene encoding peptidoglycan-associated lipoprotein Pal translates to MNAKRIWGSILMMCMLVALGAGCAKKSADVMPASATKVEISDKDTDWQNQPAPAPRALTEDELRAQQREAAQRELGNMIFFAFDSFELTPESREVLNAKAEAMKKYSLFNIVVEGHCDERGTSEYNLALGERRAKASQEFLNQLGIPDSRITIVSYGKERPMDPGHNEAAWSKNRRDEFKLQN, encoded by the coding sequence ATGAACGCCAAACGTATTTGGGGAAGCATTCTGATGATGTGCATGTTGGTGGCCCTGGGCGCCGGTTGCGCCAAGAAGTCCGCCGACGTCATGCCCGCCTCGGCCACAAAGGTCGAGATTTCGGACAAGGATACCGATTGGCAGAACCAGCCCGCTCCGGCTCCGCGCGCCCTCACCGAGGACGAACTGCGCGCCCAGCAGCGTGAGGCTGCCCAGCGCGAACTCGGCAACATGATCTTCTTCGCCTTCGACTCCTTTGAGCTGACCCCGGAGAGCCGCGAGGTGTTGAACGCCAAGGCCGAGGCCATGAAGAAGTACTCCCTGTTCAACATCGTTGTTGAAGGCCACTGCGACGAGCGCGGCACCAGCGAGTACAACCTCGCCCTGGGCGAGCGTCGCGCCAAGGCCTCTCAGGAGTTCCTGAACCAGCTGGGCATTCCCGACAGCCGCATCACCATCGTGAGCTACGGCAAGGAGCGCCCCATGGACCCGGGCCACAACGAGGCCGCCTGGTCCAAGAACCGCCGCGACGAGTTCAAGCTGCAGAACTAG
- a CDS encoding protein tolB, with amino-acid sequence MKLKTLILACLMVLLLAKGGHAGDALSVDIFGPGQNKVNILVLPARGPGGPGSSALAKRFAETVQSDISYLPFLRLAYMSEVLGGDPSKGLKADEIDFKPLQLGRIDLVMTVGGRGQDIEARVYETYTRKLLLGKGYSQVDDGGVALVADRFCAQLMRVLTGKSGFFDSTLAFSKKVNGGKELFTSSALGRGLTQITNDNGYNVSPSWSKDGRYVAYTNISDRGHRLGIWDRNTRVSRLRKFAGNVAISPTYTPDGRIAISLSTSGNPDIYLLDEHMNPGKALAPSWAINVSPAFDLSGRKMAFCSGRLGGPQIFLLNRDTGAVERITYEGSYNTRPTLSPDGRFVAFARLTPEGQRIFVRDLVAGQERQITFGPGSDEDPSFDPDGYFISFSSTRNGGSKIFITTRYGDAARQLPTGPGDAMAPAWGVAPALN; translated from the coding sequence ATGAAACTCAAGACCTTGATTCTTGCCTGCCTCATGGTTCTGCTGCTGGCCAAGGGCGGCCACGCTGGCGACGCCCTGTCCGTGGATATTTTTGGTCCCGGCCAGAACAAGGTGAACATTCTCGTGCTGCCCGCGCGCGGCCCAGGCGGCCCTGGCAGCAGCGCGCTGGCCAAGCGGTTCGCCGAAACCGTGCAGAGCGACATCAGCTACCTGCCCTTTTTGCGGCTGGCCTACATGAGCGAGGTGTTGGGCGGCGATCCCAGCAAAGGGCTCAAGGCTGATGAAATCGACTTCAAGCCCCTGCAGCTTGGCCGCATAGACCTGGTGATGACCGTGGGCGGGCGCGGCCAGGACATAGAGGCCCGCGTGTACGAGACCTACACGCGCAAGCTGCTTCTGGGCAAGGGCTACAGCCAGGTGGATGACGGGGGGGTGGCCCTGGTGGCCGACCGCTTTTGCGCGCAGCTCATGCGCGTGCTCACCGGCAAGAGCGGCTTCTTCGACTCGACACTCGCCTTCTCCAAGAAGGTCAATGGCGGCAAGGAGCTGTTCACCTCCTCGGCGTTGGGCCGCGGGCTTACGCAGATCACCAACGACAACGGCTACAACGTGAGCCCCTCCTGGTCCAAGGACGGGCGGTATGTGGCCTACACCAACATTTCCGACCGCGGGCACCGCCTGGGCATATGGGACCGCAACACGCGCGTGTCGCGCCTGCGCAAGTTCGCGGGCAACGTGGCCATCAGCCCCACCTACACCCCGGACGGACGCATCGCCATTTCCCTGTCCACAAGCGGCAATCCAGACATCTACCTGCTGGACGAGCACATGAATCCCGGCAAGGCGCTGGCCCCCAGCTGGGCCATCAACGTCTCGCCCGCCTTCGACCTTTCCGGCCGGAAGATGGCCTTCTGCTCCGGCAGGCTCGGCGGACCGCAGATTTTTCTGCTCAACCGCGACACCGGCGCTGTCGAGCGCATCACCTACGAGGGCAGCTACAACACCCGGCCCACCCTGAGCCCGGACGGACGCTTCGTGGCCTTTGCGCGCCTCACCCCGGAAGGGCAGCGCATCTTCGTGCGCGACCTGGTGGCCGGGCAGGAGCGGCAGATCACCTTCGGACCCGGCAGCGACGAGGATCCGAGCTTCGACCCGGACGGGTATTTCATCTCCTTTTCCTCAACCCGCAACGGCGGCAGCAAGATCTTCATCACCACGCGCTATGGCGATGCGGCACGGCAGTTGCCCACCGGTCCCGGCGACGCCATGGCCCCGGCCTGGGGCGTGGCTCCGGCCCTCAACTAG
- a CDS encoding energy transducer TonB, with protein sequence MRESRRSTGFMLSLALHAMLVTLAMMNLSATLKVDMDKPMYTVDLVSLNPSEDPAAGETGEAAGAPPALAEGQQEEQAAAAIAPPPAPAQAKPEPKPAPKVDDAKAISEKKVEEKPKPEKKEDKTPPQPAKPEEKKPTKEELLKQALQDVKQDVSAKAKTAKAPAAKPDPVAGELAALRKSTGGNIFTAGGTGPGGAGGGKGTGAGGTGTGLMSVYGDIVKQIIKKNWRYPAFGTETNVAVTLEIKIDPRQGKILGSKVVTSSGNQIFDNSAMNAVAQTETLPPPRVKTLDTLRITFNLQEMLK encoded by the coding sequence GTGCGGGAATCCCGACGTTCCACAGGGTTCATGCTTTCGCTGGCGCTGCACGCCATGCTTGTGACCCTGGCCATGATGAACCTGAGCGCCACACTCAAGGTGGACATGGACAAGCCCATGTACACTGTGGATTTGGTGTCTCTGAATCCTTCCGAGGATCCGGCCGCAGGGGAGACCGGCGAGGCCGCCGGAGCGCCCCCGGCCCTGGCCGAAGGCCAGCAGGAGGAGCAGGCCGCCGCCGCCATCGCCCCCCCGCCGGCGCCCGCCCAGGCCAAGCCCGAGCCCAAGCCCGCCCCCAAGGTGGACGACGCCAAGGCCATCAGTGAAAAGAAGGTGGAGGAAAAGCCCAAGCCGGAGAAGAAGGAAGACAAGACCCCGCCGCAGCCCGCCAAGCCGGAGGAGAAGAAGCCCACCAAGGAAGAGCTGCTCAAGCAGGCCTTGCAGGATGTGAAGCAGGACGTTTCCGCCAAGGCCAAGACAGCCAAGGCCCCGGCCGCCAAGCCCGACCCCGTGGCGGGCGAGCTGGCCGCCCTGCGCAAGTCCACGGGCGGCAACATCTTTACGGCAGGAGGCACCGGCCCCGGCGGCGCGGGCGGCGGCAAGGGCACGGGCGCGGGCGGCACGGGCACAGGGCTCATGAGCGTCTACGGCGACATCGTGAAGCAGATCATCAAAAAGAATTGGCGGTACCCGGCCTTCGGCACCGAGACCAACGTGGCCGTGACCCTGGAGATCAAGATCGACCCGCGGCAGGGCAAGATCCTGGGGTCAAAGGTCGTCACGTCTTCCGGCAACCAAATTTTCGACAATTCGGCCATGAACGCCGTGGCCCAGACCGAAACCTTGCCCCCCCCGCGCGTGAAGACCCTGGACACCCTGCGCATCACCTTCAACCTGCAGGAAATGCTGAAATAG
- the tolR gene encoding protein TolR has translation MGASVGKDGGKRGYLAEINVTPFVDVMLVLLIIFMVTAPMLTQGVDVDLPKTRSVRTLPAGSDHLVLTVKKDGGLYLDEYNVPFEDLQNHLLNLVVNQKKQLYLRADQEVPYGIVVKVMGEIKSVGIEKLGIVAESSEEKAPAAGAAQQPGKP, from the coding sequence ATGGGCGCAAGCGTCGGCAAAGACGGCGGCAAGCGGGGCTACCTTGCCGAGATCAACGTCACGCCCTTTGTGGACGTGATGCTGGTGCTGCTCATCATTTTCATGGTCACCGCGCCCATGCTGACGCAAGGCGTGGACGTGGACCTGCCCAAGACCCGCAGCGTGCGCACCCTGCCTGCGGGCAGCGACCATCTGGTGCTCACCGTCAAGAAGGACGGCGGCCTGTACCTCGACGAGTACAACGTGCCCTTCGAGGATTTGCAGAACCATTTGCTGAACCTGGTGGTGAACCAGAAAAAGCAGCTGTACCTGCGTGCCGACCAGGAAGTCCCCTACGGCATCGTGGTCAAGGTCATGGGCGAGATCAAGAGCGTGGGCATCGAGAAGCTCGGCATCGTGGCCGAGTCGAGCGAAGAGAAGGCCCCGGCCGCCGGGGCGGCGCAACAGCCTGGAAAGCCGTAG
- the tolQ gene encoding protein TolQ: protein MVPEGGFWSMFLSATLGVQLVMGFLVCMSLWSWTIIFHKLILYNRAKKQVARGYALFNDAADLSEGLSAISRDETSPLSKVGLLAVGEFRKLERADIERDRKRMLVKDTLRRVLRQGVSEEMKRLSASLSFLATCANAAPFIGLFGTVWGIMHSFHSIGLSQSAALATVAPGISEALIATAIGLVVAIPATIAYNYLNAMLGEVETELVNFAGAFLNRVEREVSWASGPGSRNQ from the coding sequence ATGGTGCCTGAAGGCGGATTTTGGAGCATGTTCCTGAGCGCCACGCTGGGCGTGCAGCTGGTCATGGGGTTCCTCGTGTGCATGTCCCTGTGGAGCTGGACCATCATTTTTCATAAGCTGATCCTGTACAATCGGGCCAAAAAGCAGGTGGCGCGGGGCTATGCCCTGTTCAACGACGCGGCGGACCTCTCCGAGGGGCTTTCCGCCATCAGCCGCGACGAGACCTCGCCCCTGTCCAAGGTGGGGCTGCTGGCCGTGGGCGAGTTCCGCAAGCTGGAGCGCGCCGACATCGAGCGCGACCGCAAGCGGATGCTGGTGAAGGACACCCTCCGGCGCGTGCTGCGCCAGGGCGTTTCCGAGGAGATGAAGCGCCTGTCCGCATCGCTCTCGTTTCTGGCCACCTGCGCCAACGCCGCGCCGTTCATCGGGCTCTTCGGCACGGTGTGGGGCATCATGCACTCTTTCCATTCCATCGGCCTGTCGCAGTCGGCCGCGCTCGCCACCGTGGCCCCCGGCATCTCGGAGGCCCTCATCGCCACGGCCATCGGGCTGGTGGTGGCCATCCCCGCCACCATTGCCTACAACTACCTCAACGCCATGCTGGGCGAGGTGGAGACCGAGCTGGTGAACTTCGCGGGCGCATTCTTGAACCGCGTGGAGCGCGAAGTCTCCTGGGCGTCCGGGCCGGGCTCCCGGAACCAGTAG
- a CDS encoding histidinol phosphate phosphatase domain-containing protein, with protein sequence MIDLHTHSTFSDGELIPAELIRRAKVAGYRAIAITDHADASNIPLILDNVRRLTVSYAHFFDMEVLAGVELTHVPPALMAEFAQMAREAGAQIVVCHGETVVEPVAQGTNLAAIEAGVDVLAHPGLITEVEARLAAERGVALEITTRRGHSYANGHVAAMAKRCGARLVIDNDAHAPGDLVSREMRQKVGLGAGLTPEDIAQAAQNAWDIVQRARARR encoded by the coding sequence ATGATCGACCTGCACACGCACAGCACCTTCAGCGACGGCGAGCTGATTCCGGCGGAGCTCATCCGCCGGGCCAAGGTGGCCGGGTACCGCGCCATCGCCATTACCGACCACGCCGACGCCAGCAACATCCCCCTCATTCTGGACAACGTCCGCCGTCTTACGGTGTCTTACGCGCACTTCTTCGACATGGAGGTGCTGGCCGGGGTGGAGCTGACCCATGTGCCGCCCGCCCTCATGGCCGAGTTTGCGCAGATGGCCCGCGAGGCCGGGGCGCAGATCGTCGTCTGCCACGGCGAGACCGTGGTGGAGCCCGTGGCCCAGGGCACCAACCTCGCCGCCATCGAGGCCGGGGTGGACGTGCTGGCGCATCCGGGGCTCATCACCGAGGTGGAGGCCCGGCTGGCCGCAGAGCGCGGCGTGGCGCTGGAGATCACCACCCGGCGCGGCCACAGCTACGCCAACGGCCACGTGGCGGCCATGGCCAAACGCTGCGGGGCCAGGTTGGTCATCGACAACGACGCCCATGCGCCGGGCGACCTGGTCTCGCGCGAGATGCGCCAGAAGGTGGGGCTGGGCGCGGGGCTCACGCCCGAGGACATCGCCCAGGCGGCGCAGAACGCCTGGGACATTGTGCAGCGCGCCCGCGCGCGCCGCTAG
- a CDS encoding bifunctional nuclease family protein, whose protein sequence is MVEMKIFGLAVDEKAQSPVIILKDEASDLALPIWVGPVEAMAISLAINAVETPRPMTHDLMGRVVKALGARLSAAEVVDLREGTFYAELVLLRGEGEGCEVLRVDCRPSDAIALAARFGLPVRVARRVLDQAGTRTLEAAQAQFSGVERDKWTEELENLSPDELKYKM, encoded by the coding sequence ATGGTAGAGATGAAGATTTTCGGCCTCGCCGTGGACGAAAAGGCCCAGTCGCCGGTCATCATCCTGAAGGACGAGGCCAGCGACCTGGCTTTGCCCATATGGGTGGGGCCGGTGGAGGCCATGGCCATTTCCCTGGCCATAAACGCCGTGGAGACGCCCCGGCCCATGACCCACGACCTCATGGGCCGCGTGGTTAAGGCCCTGGGGGCGCGCTTGTCCGCCGCCGAGGTGGTGGACCTGCGCGAGGGAACGTTTTACGCCGAGCTGGTGCTGCTGCGGGGCGAGGGCGAGGGCTGCGAGGTTCTGCGGGTGGATTGCCGTCCGTCCGACGCCATAGCCCTGGCCGCGCGCTTCGGCCTGCCGGTGCGCGTGGCCCGGCGCGTGCTGGACCAGGCGGGCACCCGCACCCTGGAGGCCGCGCAGGCCCAGTTTTCCGGCGTGGAGCGCGACAAGTGGACCGAGGAGCTGGAAAACCTCTCCCCGGACGAGCTTAAGTACAAGATGTGA
- the miaB gene encoding tRNA (N6-isopentenyl adenosine(37)-C2)-methylthiotransferase MiaB: MDKTFHIITFGCQMNVGDSDWLTRALVARGWRQTTEEHAWCFVVNTCSVREKPEQKVYSELGRLAAYRRGKPGLLAAVGGCVAQQIGQGFFERFPFVRLVFGTDGIAAAPDALDRLAAEPDARVALLDFLPAYPEREDVLHPHAPHPAPAFDADAGEPDAGPAQAFVNIMQGCDNFCAYCIVPHTRGRQKSRAPQAVLDECRARVEQGAREITLLGQNVNSYGLDSGGCGVGFAELLRRVAAIPGLVRLRFTTSHPKDIDPAVIRAFGELANLCPALHLPLQAGSDAVLARMGRKYDRTRYLGIVEGLRAARPDIALTTDLIVGFPGETEDDFAQTLDMMERVRFESSFSFRYSDRPGTASVRMTPKIDETVAQARLLRLQSLQNDITKETLKRLEGSEAVVLLEAKSRKQDEGPSFWRGRDEAGRVVNLRLDDAGGGAPDGFRRDPAGLLVRARIVEAKNHSLVGERAGQPW; encoded by the coding sequence TTGGACAAGACCTTTCACATCATCACCTTCGGGTGCCAAATGAACGTGGGCGACTCGGACTGGCTGACCCGCGCCCTTGTGGCGCGCGGGTGGCGGCAAACCACGGAGGAGCACGCCTGGTGTTTCGTGGTCAACACCTGCAGCGTACGCGAAAAACCCGAACAGAAGGTGTACAGCGAGCTTGGCCGTCTGGCGGCCTATCGGCGCGGCAAGCCCGGCCTGCTGGCCGCCGTGGGCGGCTGCGTGGCCCAGCAGATCGGCCAGGGGTTTTTCGAGCGCTTTCCCTTTGTGCGCCTGGTCTTCGGCACCGACGGCATCGCCGCCGCGCCCGACGCCCTTGACCGTCTGGCCGCGGAGCCGGACGCCCGCGTGGCCCTGCTGGATTTTTTGCCCGCCTACCCGGAACGCGAGGACGTGCTGCATCCCCACGCCCCGCACCCCGCTCCCGCCTTTGACGCCGACGCGGGCGAGCCCGACGCCGGACCGGCCCAGGCCTTTGTGAACATCATGCAAGGCTGCGACAATTTCTGCGCCTACTGCATCGTGCCCCATACGCGCGGCAGGCAGAAGTCCCGCGCACCCCAGGCCGTGCTGGACGAGTGCCGCGCCCGCGTGGAGCAGGGCGCGCGCGAGATCACCCTGCTTGGCCAGAACGTGAATTCCTACGGCCTTGATTCCGGCGGTTGCGGCGTGGGCTTCGCCGAACTGCTGCGCCGGGTGGCGGCCATCCCCGGCCTTGTGCGCCTGCGCTTCACCACCTCGCACCCCAAGGACATCGACCCGGCGGTCATCCGCGCCTTCGGGGAGCTTGCGAACCTGTGCCCGGCCCTGCACCTGCCGCTGCAGGCGGGCAGCGACGCCGTGCTGGCGCGCATGGGCCGCAAGTACGACCGGACGCGGTATCTGGGGATCGTCGAGGGGCTGCGCGCGGCCCGGCCGGACATTGCGCTCACCACGGACCTCATTGTGGGCTTCCCCGGCGAGACCGAGGACGATTTCGCCCAGACCCTGGACATGATGGAGCGCGTGCGCTTCGAGTCCAGCTTCTCGTTCCGCTATTCCGACAGGCCCGGCACGGCCAGCGTGCGCATGACGCCGAAGATTGACGAAACCGTTGCCCAGGCGCGATTGTTGCGCTTGCAGTCTTTGCAGAATGACATTACTAAAGAAACTCTAAAAAGATTGGAGGGAAGCGAGGCCGTTGTGCTGCTGGAGGCCAAAAGCCGCAAACAGGACGAGGGTCCGTCCTTCTGGCGTGGCCGCGACGAGGCCGGGCGCGTGGTGAACCTGCGCCTGGACGACGCGGGCGGTGGCGCTCCGGACGGCTTCCGGCGCGATCCCGCGGGTCTGCTCGTGCGTGCGCGCATCGTCGAAGCCAAGAACCACTCCCTGGTGGGAGAGAGGGCGGGCCAGCCATGGTAG